Proteins encoded by one window of Enterococcus saccharolyticus subsp. saccharolyticus:
- a CDS encoding IS3 family transposase (programmed frameshift) — MSKRQRRTYSKEFKQQMVDLYNAGKPRAEIVREYELTPSAFDKWVKQANTTGSFKEKDNLTPEQKELAALRKRNQQLEMENDILKQAALIFGPKRQVIDANKHKYSISAMCQCLGISRQTYYYQPKKKQSEAEIEEAVTETFYQKRKVYGTRKIKKSLENQGIRVSRRKIGRIMKNRGLKSTYTMAYYKHHGTSCNEAPVKNLLNREFSHKNPLEAIITDLTYVRVGKKWHYICLILDLFNREIIGYSCGEHKSAALVKKAFSRISYPLTEVELFHTDRGKEFDNQTIEMILQAFGITRSLSKKGCPYDNAVAESMYKSVKIEFVYSKKIETLKELELELFDYVHWWNHLRLHGTLGYETPIHIRYQRLAQQTLDNEHGHDSESEAA; from the exons ATGTCAAAACGTCAAAGAAGAACCTATTCAAAAGAATTTAAACAACAAATGGTAGATTTGTACAATGCTGGGAAACCGCGAGCAGAAATCGTTCGGGAATATGAATTAACCCCCTCAGCTTTTGATAAATGGGTCAAACAAGCCAATACAACAGGATCATTCAAAGAAAAAGACAACCTAACCCCTGAACAAAAAGAATTAGCTGCTTTACGAAAAAGAAATCAACAGTTAGAAATGGAGAATGATATTTTAAAGCAAGCGGCGCTGATATTCGGAC CGAAACGACAAGTAATTGATGCCAACAAGCACAAATACTCTATATCAGCGATGTGTCAATGTCTAGGGATTTCTCGCCAAACATATTACTATCAACCAAAGAAAAAACAAAGTGAAGCTGAAATTGAAGAGGCGGTAACCGAAACCTTTTATCAAAAACGCAAAGTCTATGGTACGCGTAAAATAAAAAAGAGCCTAGAAAATCAAGGGATTCGTGTTAGTCGGCGTAAAATCGGCAGAATCATGAAGAATCGTGGGTTGAAGTCTACTTATACGATGGCCTACTATAAGCATCATGGAACTTCTTGTAATGAAGCGCCAGTTAAAAATCTATTGAATCGTGAGTTTTCACATAAAAATCCATTAGAAGCAATCATAACAGATTTAACCTATGTACGAGTTGGAAAGAAATGGCACTATATTTGTTTGATATTAGACTTGTTCAATCGTGAAATCATTGGTTATTCTTGTGGCGAGCATAAATCTGCGGCTCTAGTAAAAAAAGCTTTCAGCCGTATATCTTATCCATTAACAGAAGTAGAACTTTTTCATACGGATCGTGGGAAAGAATTTGATAATCAAACAATTGAAATGATTTTACAAGCATTTGGTATCACACGTTCACTTAGTAAAAAAGGCTGTCCTTATGATAATGCCGTAGCAGAATCTATGTATAAATCCGTCAAAATCGAATTTGTTTATTCAAAAAAAATTGAGACTTTGAAGGAATTAGAACTAGAATTATTTGATTATGTACATTGGTGGAATCATCTTCGTTTGCACGGTACACTTGGCTACGAGACACCCATTCATATCCGTTATCAGAGATTGGCGCAGCAAACCCTTGACAATGAGCATGGTCATGATAGCGAAAGCGAGGCAGCGTAA
- a CDS encoding ATP-dependent Clp protease ATP-binding subunit → MLCQNCGKNEATIHLYANVGGQRKQIDYCQSCYQKIKGQQTTNAMPQDPFGFGSLDDLFRQMSQQMQPGTPSYNQTPPTQTGGNQNNFNGGQPPLNNTPGILGEYGINITQQARDGEIDPVVGRDAEIKRVIEILNRRTKNNPVLIGEPGVGKTAVVEGLAQKIVDGDVPQKLLDKEVIRLDVASLVQGTGIRGQFEERVQKLIEEIKQAENIILFIDEVHEIVGAGNAGDGNLDAGNILKPALARGELQMVGATTLSEYRIIEKDAALERRMQPVRVDEPSVEETITILKGLQPRYEDYHHVKYTDEAIRAAAVLSNRYIQDRFLPDKAIDLLDEAGSKENLTIQFVDPKVIDKKLADAQQQKQQASQEEDFEKAAYYRDQINKLQQMKERQVSDEETPIINEKIMENIVEERTGIPVGELKEKEQTQLKNLANDLKQHVIGQDEAIDKVAKAIRRNRVGLGKKNRPIGSFLFVGPTGVGKTELAKQLAYEMFGSEESMIRFDMSEYMEKHSISKLIGSPPGYVGYEEAGQLTEKVRRNPYSLILLDEVEKAHPDVLHMFLQILEDGRLTDAQGRTVSFKDTLIIMTSNAGTGKVEANVGFAAAREGITRSVLNQLHHYFTPEFLNRFDGIIEFKALSKENLLKIVALMLDEVNGMLAQQHLHIDVTQDVEEKLVELGYDPAMGARPLRRTIQEQIEDGIAEFYLDYPQAHTLEATLNDEDKVIITAKNEASNEKE, encoded by the coding sequence ATGCTTTGCCAAAACTGTGGAAAAAATGAAGCAACAATTCATTTATATGCAAATGTCGGTGGACAACGAAAACAAATTGACTATTGTCAAAGTTGTTACCAAAAAATTAAAGGTCAACAAACAACAAATGCGATGCCTCAAGATCCGTTTGGCTTTGGTAGTCTAGATGATTTGTTTAGACAAATGTCTCAACAAATGCAACCAGGAACACCTTCGTACAATCAGACACCACCGACCCAAACTGGTGGAAATCAAAATAACTTTAATGGTGGACAACCACCTCTCAACAATACACCTGGAATTTTAGGTGAATACGGCATCAATATTACACAACAAGCACGCGACGGCGAAATCGATCCAGTTGTGGGACGTGACGCAGAAATTAAACGTGTCATTGAAATTTTAAATCGTCGTACGAAAAATAACCCTGTGTTAATCGGCGAACCTGGTGTTGGAAAAACGGCTGTGGTTGAAGGTTTGGCACAAAAAATTGTTGATGGCGATGTACCACAAAAATTATTAGATAAAGAAGTCATCCGTTTAGATGTCGCTTCTTTAGTTCAAGGAACAGGTATTCGTGGACAATTTGAAGAACGTGTACAAAAACTAATTGAAGAAATCAAACAAGCTGAAAATATCATCTTGTTCATTGATGAAGTTCATGAAATCGTTGGTGCGGGTAACGCTGGCGACGGTAATTTAGATGCCGGAAACATTTTAAAACCCGCATTAGCTCGTGGCGAACTTCAAATGGTCGGTGCTACGACCCTTAGCGAATATCGAATCATTGAAAAAGATGCCGCACTAGAACGTAGAATGCAACCGGTGCGTGTAGATGAACCTTCTGTTGAAGAAACCATTACTATTTTGAAAGGTTTGCAACCACGCTATGAAGATTATCATCATGTAAAATATACAGACGAAGCCATTCGTGCAGCTGCGGTTCTTTCTAATCGATATATTCAAGATCGCTTTTTACCAGATAAAGCAATTGACTTATTAGATGAAGCAGGTTCAAAAGAAAACTTAACGATTCAATTTGTCGATCCAAAAGTAATTGATAAAAAATTAGCAGATGCGCAACAACAAAAACAACAAGCTTCTCAAGAAGAAGATTTTGAAAAGGCTGCGTATTATCGTGATCAAATCAATAAACTCCAACAAATGAAAGAACGCCAAGTATCGGATGAAGAGACACCTATCATTAATGAGAAAATCATGGAAAATATCGTTGAAGAACGCACCGGTATTCCCGTTGGTGAACTCAAAGAAAAAGAACAAACTCAATTGAAAAACTTAGCCAATGACTTAAAACAACATGTGATTGGTCAAGATGAAGCCATCGATAAAGTAGCCAAAGCGATTCGTCGAAATCGTGTTGGGCTTGGCAAGAAAAATCGTCCAATTGGTTCTTTCTTATTCGTAGGACCAACAGGCGTCGGAAAAACGGAACTGGCGAAACAGTTAGCTTATGAAATGTTTGGTTCGGAAGAGTCAATGATTCGTTTTGATATGTCAGAGTACATGGAAAAACATAGTATTTCAAAATTAATCGGTTCTCCTCCAGGTTATGTAGGCTATGAAGAAGCCGGTCAATTAACGGAAAAAGTTCGTCGCAATCCATACAGTTTAATCCTATTAGATGAAGTCGAAAAAGCTCATCCTGATGTGCTGCATATGTTCTTACAAATTCTAGAGGATGGCCGTTTGACAGATGCCCAAGGAAGAACTGTCAGCTTTAAAGATACGTTAATCATTATGACAAGTAATGCTGGAACAGGTAAAGTTGAAGCCAATGTTGGTTTTGCGGCTGCCAGAGAAGGAATTACTCGTTCTGTCTTGAACCAATTGCACCATTACTTCACACCAGAATTTTTGAATCGATTTGATGGTATCATCGAATTTAAGGCATTAAGCAAAGAAAATCTATTGAAGATTGTTGCTTTAATGTTAGACGAAGTGAATGGTATGTTAGCACAACAACATTTACACATTGATGTCACGCAAGATGTCGAAGAAAAATTGGTGGAATTGGGTTATGACCCAGCAATGGGTGCTCGACCATTACGTCGCACCATTCAAGAACAAATTGAAGATGGTATTGCAGAATTTTATCTAGACTATCCACAAGCACACACTCTAGAAGCTACTCTAAACGATGAAGACAAAGTCATTATCACAGCGAAAAATGAAGCTTCTAATGAAAAAGAATAA
- the ptsP gene encoding phosphoenolpyruvate--protein phosphotransferase codes for MVEMLKGIAASDGVAVAKAYLLVQPDLTFKKVTVEDTSAEEARLDDALAKSTEELKQIRDKAAQALGEEEAQVFDAHLMVLSDPEMIGQIKQNISDNKVNAESALKEVTDMYIGMFEAMEDNAYMQERAADIRDVAKRVLAHLLQVILPNPSMINEEVVVIAHDLTPSDTAQLDRNFVKAFVTNIGGRTSHSAIMARSLEIPAIVGTKDITDKVKAGDIVAVNGIEGDVIVNPTEEQATEFHKAGEAFAAQKAEWEKLKNAQTVTADGKHIELAANIGTPKDLTGVHNNGAEAIGLYRTEFLYMDAPDFPSEEDQYEAYKAVLEGMDGKPVVVRTMDIGGDKELPYLQLPHEMNPFLGYRALRISLSELGDDMFRTQLRALLRSSVHGQLRIMFPMVATLKEFRAAKKMYDEERQKLVDEGVAVADDIQVGIMIEIPAAAVLADRFAKEVDFFSIGTNDLIQYTMAADRMNEQVSYLYQPYNPSILRLIKNVVDAAHAEGKWAGMCGEMAGDQMAVPLLVGIGLDEFSMSATSVLKTRSLMKRLDTTKMQELANRALKDCDTMEEVVALVEEYVGE; via the coding sequence ATGGTTGAAATGCTAAAGGGCATTGCGGCAAGTGATGGCGTAGCAGTTGCGAAGGCATACCTATTAGTTCAACCTGACTTAACTTTTAAAAAAGTTACAGTTGAAGACACATCTGCTGAAGAAGCTCGTCTAGATGATGCATTAGCTAAATCTACTGAAGAATTAAAACAAATTCGTGATAAAGCTGCTCAAGCTTTAGGCGAAGAAGAAGCGCAAGTATTTGACGCACATTTAATGGTTCTTAGTGACCCAGAAATGATCGGTCAAATCAAGCAAAATATTTCAGACAATAAAGTCAATGCAGAATCTGCGTTAAAAGAAGTTACAGACATGTATATTGGCATGTTTGAAGCAATGGAAGATAATGCATACATGCAAGAACGTGCTGCGGATATCCGCGACGTTGCTAAGCGTGTATTAGCACATTTATTGCAAGTAATTTTACCTAATCCATCGATGATTAATGAAGAAGTTGTTGTGATTGCACATGACTTAACACCGAGTGACACAGCGCAATTAGATCGTAATTTCGTTAAAGCATTCGTTACAAACATTGGTGGACGTACTTCTCACTCAGCGATTATGGCTCGTTCTTTAGAGATTCCAGCAATTGTGGGAACAAAAGATATCACTGACAAAGTAAAAGCTGGTGATATTGTAGCTGTTAACGGTATTGAAGGTGACGTTATTGTCAACCCTACTGAAGAACAAGCTACTGAATTCCACAAAGCTGGCGAAGCTTTCGCTGCTCAAAAAGCAGAATGGGAAAAACTAAAAAATGCCCAAACTGTTACAGCTGACGGTAAACACATCGAATTAGCAGCAAACATTGGTACACCAAAAGATTTAACTGGTGTTCACAACAATGGTGCGGAAGCTATTGGACTTTACCGTACAGAATTCTTGTACATGGATGCTCCAGACTTCCCATCTGAAGAGGACCAATATGAAGCGTATAAAGCTGTATTGGAAGGCATGGATGGTAAACCTGTAGTTGTTCGTACAATGGATATTGGTGGAGATAAAGAACTACCATATCTACAATTACCACATGAAATGAACCCATTCTTGGGATATCGTGCATTACGTATTAGTTTGTCAGAATTAGGCGATGACATGTTCCGTACGCAATTGCGTGCATTGTTACGTTCTTCTGTTCATGGACAATTACGTATCATGTTCCCAATGGTTGCAACGCTGAAAGAATTCCGCGCTGCTAAAAAAATGTATGACGAAGAACGTCAAAAATTAGTTGACGAAGGCGTAGCAGTTGCTGATGATATCCAAGTTGGTATCATGATTGAAATTCCTGCAGCAGCGGTTTTAGCTGACCGTTTTGCGAAAGAAGTTGACTTCTTCAGTATTGGAACAAATGACTTGATTCAATACACAATGGCAGCAGACCGTATGAACGAACAAGTTTCTTACTTGTATCAACCATATAACCCATCAATTCTACGTTTAATTAAGAACGTCGTTGATGCAGCTCACGCTGAAGGTAAATGGGCTGGTATGTGTGGAGAAATGGCCGGCGATCAAATGGCTGTTCCATTATTAGTGGGTATTGGTTTAGATGAGTTCTCAATGAGTGCGACATCTGTTCTAAAAACTCGTAGTCTAATGAAACGTTTAGACACTACTAAAATGCAAGAACTTGCAAATCGTGCGCTGAAAGATTGCGACACAATGGAAGAAGTCGTTGCTTTAGTTGAAGAATACGTTGGTGAATAA
- a CDS encoding IS21 family transposase, whose translation MPHHELLGQEAMQSRPAISPFDPADIVEVRVNKYSTIVFKQNHYSVPEGHVGKYIKAKVGAKKIKLFVEGELVATHERCWGLHQWIMDINHYLKTFERKKVLSPKVNV comes from the coding sequence GTGCCACATCATGAATTATTGGGTCAAGAAGCAATGCAATCTAGACCAGCTATTTCACCCTTTGATCCAGCAGATATAGTAGAGGTACGAGTTAACAAATATAGCACGATTGTTTTTAAGCAAAATCATTATTCTGTCCCCGAGGGACATGTTGGAAAGTATATTAAGGCCAAAGTAGGTGCAAAGAAAATAAAGTTATTTGTGGAAGGTGAACTCGTCGCTACACATGAGCGATGTTGGGGATTGCATCAATGGATTATGGATATTAATCATTATTTAAAAACATTTGAAAGAAAAAAGGTGCTATCGCCCAAAGTGAATGTTTGA
- a CDS encoding tyrosine-type recombinase/integrase, with amino-acid sequence MTTKEQVIQMCKDLRLPSIRKLVMVHFSLAKYTSMLYQAGIDMKEAQEILGHASIEITNNIYTHVSQKQKIATADKLAKFASF; translated from the coding sequence ATGACAACGAAGGAACAAGTTATTCAAATGTGTAAAGATCTTAGATTACCAAGTATACGAAAATTAGTTATGGTTCACTTTTCACTTGCGAAATACACTTCTATGTTGTATCAAGCTGGCATAGATATGAAAGAAGCTCAAGAAATCCTTGGGCATGCTTCTATCGAAATAACCAATAATATCTACACGCATGTTAGTCAAAAACAAAAAATTGCTACAGCGGATAAGTTAGCGAAATTTGCTAGTTTCTAA
- a CDS encoding phosphocarrier protein HPr, whose product MEKKDFHVIAETGIHARPATLLVQTASKFNSDVNLEYKGKSVNLKSIMGVMSLGVGQGSDVTITAEGADEKEAIAAIVETMQKEGLSE is encoded by the coding sequence ATGGAAAAGAAAGATTTTCACGTAATTGCTGAGACAGGAATTCACGCACGTCCAGCGACTTTATTAGTTCAAACAGCGAGCAAATTTAACTCTGATGTTAACTTAGAGTACAAAGGTAAATCAGTTAACCTTAAATCAATCATGGGCGTTATGTCTTTAGGTGTTGGCCAAGGTTCTGACGTTACAATTACTGCAGAAGGTGCTGACGAAAAAGAAGCAATCGCTGCTATCGTTGAAACAATGCAAAAGGAAGGATTGTCTGAATAA